A single Candidatus Pacearchaeota archaeon DNA region contains:
- a CDS encoding DegV family protein translates to MDTEKEKIGFVTDEVCDLPEEIVNENNIGVVRYKLDPQELSEIPGNIYQKIREGERRGIKNLLVKTSQPSINDFLSVFKEKLEKFEEILCITFSSKISGAYNSAMQAKKFLEKELQDKIHIFDSLRGTGCEGLIVLKAISLAKEKMDIPDIISNLTKEIPNVNMVAMYKNSRWLEASGRFPTIGNIIINQAEKIDIKPIFNFKNGKLNIVTIKRNVKELSVALFEVFEKTTRNAREAGKKIKIAITHADNMEEVEKLKTMVLGLKNTEISFINLLCFPVGGHVGPGTLVLSWDQ, encoded by the coding sequence ATGGATACTGAAAAAGAAAAAATAGGCTTCGTGACTGATGAGGTTTGTGATCTTCCAGAAGAAATAGTTAATGAAAATAATATTGGCGTCGTAAGGTATAAGCTAGACCCTCAAGAACTATCAGAAATACCAGGCAATATTTACCAAAAGATAAGAGAAGGGGAAAGAAGAGGTATTAAAAACCTATTAGTCAAAACATCTCAGCCCTCAATTAATGATTTTCTTTCTGTTTTTAAAGAAAAACTTGAAAAATTTGAAGAAATTTTGTGTATCACGTTTTCTTCAAAAATATCAGGAGCGTACAACTCAGCCATGCAAGCCAAAAAATTCCTAGAAAAGGAACTGCAAGATAAGATTCATATTTTTGATTCTTTAAGAGGAACTGGATGTGAAGGATTAATTGTGCTCAAAGCAATTTCTTTGGCTAAAGAAAAAATGGATATTCCTGATATTATTTCTAATCTTACAAAAGAAATACCTAATGTTAATATGGTAGCAATGTATAAAAACTCTAGATGGCTTGAAGCTTCAGGAAGATTTCCTACTATTGGAAACATTATTATAAATCAAGCAGAAAAAATAGATATTAAACCTATTTTTAATTTTAAAAATGGGAAATTAAATATTGTAACAATAAAAAGGAATGTAAAGGAGTTGTCTGTTGCTCTTTTTGAAGTATTTGAGAAGACCACCAGAAATGCCCGCGAAGCAGGGAAAAAAATTAAAATAGCCATAACTCATGCTGATAATATGGAAGAAGTAGAAAAACTTAAAACTATGGTTTTAGGTTTAAAAAATACAGAAATTTCTTTTATTAATCTACTTTGTTTTCCTGTTGGAGGACATGTAGGTCCAGGGACATTGGTTCTTTCTTGGGATCAATAA
- a CDS encoding prepilin-type N-terminal cleavage/methylation domain-containing protein translates to MIKRKAFTLIELLVVIAIIGILSGMIVLAMNGSTAKARIAKSQVYSNSLRSALMSNVKGNWSLDATGDDTWNHITGTVTGATSNTTDCAQNTCYSFDGGDYILTANTAGQYSILTNGMTAMVWVKGASQAGNTVFANWDSNASYKEAWKIATNGNLLRVILADTTTQATTKNYYSTNDVAFDNTWHLVGFSWTVGGGALTLYIDGTSVAVTKTADGAVASLNANGGSGYAPISIGCDMSNNSAANLFNGSIDNAWLFNGPIPTSQIKELYYAGLNNLLASGKISADEYSQRISTLSLNK, encoded by the coding sequence ATGATCAAAAGAAAAGCTTTTACGTTAATTGAGTTATTGGTCGTAATTGCAATCATCGGAATTCTTTCCGGAATGATTGTGCTTGCAATGAATGGATCTACTGCTAAGGCAAGAATCGCTAAATCTCAAGTTTATAGCAATTCTTTAAGAAGCGCTTTAATGTCAAACGTTAAAGGAAATTGGTCTCTTGATGCTACTGGTGATGATACTTGGAATCATATCACAGGAACAGTAACCGGGGCGACATCAAACACAACAGATTGCGCACAAAATACTTGCTATAGTTTTGATGGAGGTGACTACATACTAACTGCAAACACGGCAGGACAATATTCTATTCTTACCAATGGTATGACCGCAATGGTTTGGGTTAAAGGAGCTTCTCAAGCAGGAAACACTGTTTTTGCTAATTGGGACTCAAATGCTTCATATAAAGAAGCATGGAAAATAGCAACTAATGGTAATTTATTGCGCGTAATATTAGCAGATACTACTACTCAAGCTACTACCAAAAATTATTACTCTACTAATGATGTAGCATTTGATAATACTTGGCATTTAGTTGGTTTTTCTTGGACTGTTGGCGGTGGAGCACTAACTTTATACATTGATGGAACTTCTGTTGCTGTAACAAAAACTGCCGACGGAGCTGTAGCTAGTCTAAATGCAAACGGAGGATCAGGATACGCTCCCATATCAATAGGTTGTGATATGTCTAATAATTCAGCAGCAAATCTTTTCAATGGATCAATAGATAATGCTTGGCTGTTTAACGGACCCATTCCAACGTCTCAAATTAAAGAACTATACTACGCTGGATTAAATAATTTGTTAGCCAGTGGAAAAATATCAGCTGACGAATATTCTCAAAGAATAAGCACTCTTAGCTTAAACAAGTAA
- the rpsO gene encoding 30S ribosomal protein S15 has product MLTTEEKTKIVSDNKINETDTGSAEVQVALISEEIQRLLEHLKKHKKDVSSKRGLLKMVAKRRKLLKFLERTSEDSYRELTKKIGLKA; this is encoded by the coding sequence ATGTTAACAACAGAAGAAAAAACAAAAATCGTTAGTGACAATAAGATAAATGAAACCGACACTGGCTCTGCTGAAGTTCAGGTTGCTTTAATTTCAGAAGAAATTCAAAGACTTCTTGAACATTTGAAAAAGCACAAAAAAGATGTCAGTTCAAAAAGAGGCTTATTAAAAATGGTTGCCAAGAGAAGAAAGCTTTTGAAATTCCTCGAAAGAACAAGTGAAGATTCATACAGGGAATTAACCAAAAAGATTGGATTAAAAGCCTAG
- a CDS encoding pilin, which translates to MFKTKLKRPFFASILFFLFLNFTPVSAALVSCGNDGQAACTFGDLMAMINTVISFVIFDIVPPIAVITIVIAAINLMTSSGDPAKLEQAKKTLIWIVLGLIVVYGAWAIVTGFITALGAKAGSDVFQFFDKK; encoded by the coding sequence ATGTTTAAAACAAAGCTAAAAAGACCATTCTTTGCTTCAATATTGTTTTTTTTGTTTTTGAATTTTACACCAGTTTCAGCAGCATTAGTTAGTTGTGGAAATGACGGACAAGCTGCTTGCACTTTTGGCGATCTTATGGCAATGATAAATACTGTTATTAGTTTCGTTATCTTTGATATTGTTCCTCCTATTGCCGTAATTACAATCGTTATTGCGGCAATCAACCTAATGACTTCTTCAGGAGATCCAGCAAAGCTTGAACAAGCTAAAAAAACTTTAATCTGGATAGTTCTTGGATTGATAGTTGTTTATGGTGCTTGGGCAATCGTTACGGGCTTTATAACTGCATTGGGTGCAAAAGCAGGGAGTGATGTATTTCAATTTTTTGATAAAAAGTAG
- a CDS encoding DegV family protein → MKKASIIIGDSASLRDEDVKKFGLIVVPFVMEWPDGERLNGDNIFEKMREAEKQGIKTTPKTSQPSMGIFKKAFEEGLKDAESVIAITISSEISGTYNSAVQAKKMFDEETQKKIFILNSLNADLSESLLAIKAAKMAEQEKSGEEIIKELETMVPKIFLFAMLESPRWLEAGGRINHAMSVILSQMQKIGMRPILSMKDGVIKPANLKMKANDTADALFRQFEDVTKKPFSENKTCQVAISHADNLETAQKLRTLIEDKYPQINIEFISLTSMVIGCHVGPGTVMCCSIEN, encoded by the coding sequence ATGAAAAAAGCATCAATCATTATCGGCGATAGCGCATCATTAAGAGACGAAGATGTTAAAAAATTTGGTTTAATTGTTGTTCCTTTTGTTATGGAATGGCCAGATGGAGAAAGATTAAATGGAGACAATATTTTTGAAAAAATGAGAGAGGCTGAAAAGCAGGGGATAAAAACAACCCCTAAAACATCTCAGCCATCTATGGGAATATTTAAAAAAGCTTTTGAAGAAGGACTAAAAGATGCTGAAAGTGTGATTGCTATTACCATTAGTTCAGAAATTTCTGGAACATATAATTCAGCCGTGCAGGCTAAAAAAATGTTCGACGAAGAGACTCAAAAGAAGATCTTCATTCTCAATTCTCTTAATGCTGACTTAAGTGAAAGTCTTTTAGCGATAAAAGCTGCAAAAATGGCAGAACAAGAAAAATCAGGAGAAGAAATAATTAAAGAATTAGAAACAATGGTTCCTAAAATATTTCTTTTCGCAATGCTTGAAAGTCCGAGATGGCTTGAAGCAGGAGGAAGAATAAATCACGCCATGTCTGTTATTCTATCTCAAATGCAAAAAATAGGAATGAGACCTATTTTATCTATGAAAGACGGAGTAATTAAACCAGCTAATTTAAAAATGAAAGCCAATGATACGGCTGATGCTTTATTTAGACAATTTGAAGATGTTACTAAAAAACCTTTTTCCGAAAATAAAACTTGCCAAGTAGCTATTTCTCATGCTGACAACCTTGAAACAGCTCAAAAATTAAGAACCTTGATTGAGGATAAATACCCACAAATTAATATTGAATTTATAAGCTTAACAAGCATGGTTATTGGTTGCCATGTTGGTCCAGGAACAGTAATGTGCTGCTCAATAGAAAATTAA
- a CDS encoding glycerol-3-phosphate acyltransferase, with amino-acid sequence MFKEIIILIVAYVLGSIPFGYLITKFTTKKNLLEIGWKKNSGSNVFKNVGLWQGIFTFVFDVLKGFLAVYLAQYFGLSLLFQVFCGVLAVIGHNWSCFLGFKGGRGLAALIGALFAISPLVLIIALIPCIIFTIIWTASVGTLLSFLTAIIFCVTFREYEMAGLLMFISLIPVLIKRLSPIKELQNNPNYKELLENRLIFDQDTVPPIRLKIKKKN; translated from the coding sequence ATGTTTAAAGAAATTATAATTTTAATTGTTGCTTATGTATTGGGTTCTATTCCTTTTGGGTACCTAATTACTAAATTTACAACTAAAAAAAATCTATTAGAAATAGGATGGAAAAAGAATTCTGGCTCTAATGTTTTTAAAAATGTTGGCTTATGGCAAGGAATTTTTACTTTTGTTTTTGATGTTTTAAAAGGATTTCTAGCTGTTTATCTTGCCCAATATTTTGGTCTTTCCTTATTATTCCAAGTTTTCTGCGGAGTATTAGCAGTTATCGGTCATAACTGGTCTTGCTTTCTTGGTTTTAAAGGCGGAAGAGGATTAGCAGCTTTAATTGGAGCTCTCTTCGCTATTTCTCCTTTAGTTTTAATTATTGCCTTGATTCCTTGCATAATCTTTACTATAATCTGGACAGCCTCGGTGGGAACCCTTTTATCCTTCTTAACCGCCATTATCTTCTGTGTCACCTTTAGGGAGTATGAAATGGCTGGATTGTTAATGTTTATTTCTCTAATTCCAGTCTTAATTAAAAGATTAAGTCCAATAAAAGAACTACAAAATAATCCAAATTACAAAGAATTGCTAGAAAATCGACTAATCTTTGATCAAGACACAGTTCCTCCAATTAGGCTAAAAATTAAAAAGAAAAACTAA
- a CDS encoding glycerol-3-phosphate acyltransferase — MININYILISLIAYLLGSIPFALIYVKLFLNKDMRTFGSKNTGALNTLRIVSHEKGKLIGLISFLIVFLLDASKSVLAVILAMHFLPENLTLAITLGTFFSILGHNYPIILNFKGGRGAASLLGVLLFLNWKIFIGWLITVLCFMMLFEIFLGGKIDNKFIKKSISDQIVGRLIGEIYAVWWISIAAPTLLYPVLFGTILIIISHKDRVIEQIKKKNV; from the coding sequence ATGATAAACATTAATTACATTTTAATTTCTTTAATTGCTTATCTTTTAGGTTCTATTCCTTTTGCTTTAATTTATGTTAAATTGTTCCTCAATAAAGATATGAGGACTTTTGGCTCTAAAAATACTGGAGCCTTGAACACCTTAAGAATTGTTTCTCATGAAAAGGGGAAATTGATTGGATTAATTTCTTTCCTGATTGTATTTTTATTAGATGCTAGCAAATCAGTCTTAGCTGTTATATTAGCAATGCACTTCCTTCCTGAAAATCTAACTCTAGCAATAACATTAGGAACATTCTTCTCTATTTTAGGACATAACTATCCAATAATTCTTAATTTTAAAGGAGGTAGAGGAGCAGCATCATTACTAGGAGTATTATTATTCCTAAATTGGAAGATATTCATTGGTTGGTTAATCACTGTTCTTTGCTTTATGATGCTTTTTGAAATTTTCTTAGGAGGAAAAATTGATAATAAATTTATTAAAAAATCTATTTCTGATCAAATAGTCGGGAGATTGATAGGAGAGATATATGCAGTCTGGTGGATTTCTATAGCTGCGCCAACATTACTCTATCCAGTGTTGTTCGGAACAATTCTTATTATTATTTCTCATAAGGATAGGGTCATAGAACAAATTAAAAAGAAAAATGTTTAA